The Fundidesulfovibrio magnetotacticus genome includes the window GGAGCACGTTCCCGCCCCGCGTTACGACACCGCCGCTCCCTTCCAGATGCTGGTGGCGGACCTGGGCTACTCGGACTTCCTGGGCCGCCTGGCCATCGGCCGCGTGATGAACGGCGTGGCCCACCAGAACGAAACCCTGGTGTGCATGGGCGAGGGCGGCGGCGTGAACCAGCTGCGCGTCACCCGCCTGCAGACCTACCAGGGTCCCGGGCTGGTGGAGGCCGGAGAGGCCACCCCGGGCGACACCATCGTGCTTTCGGGCATCGAGGACGTGAAGATCGGCGACACCATCTGCACCGCCGCCGCTCCCAAGGCCCTGCCCCGCATCACCGTGGACGAGCCCACCGTGTCCATGAAGTTCGCCATCAACACCTCGCCCCTGGTTGGCCGCGAGGGCAAGATCGTGCAGTCGCGCAAAATTCTGGAGCGCCTGGAGCGCGAGGCCCTCTCCAACGTGGCCATCAAGGTGGAGCAGAGCGAGGAGAAGGACAGCTTCATCGTCAAGGGACGCGGCGAGTTCCAGATGGCCATCCTCATCGAGACCATGCGCCGCGAGGGCTTCGAGCTCACCGTGGGCCGCCCCGAGGTCATCTTCAAGGAAAAGGACGGCAAGCGCATCGAGCCCATCGAACGCGTGTTCGTGGACTGCGACGAGACCTTCCTCGGCGTGGTCACGGAAAAGCTCTCCATCCGCAAGGGCCGCATGGTGAACCTGGTGAACCACGGCAAGGGCCGGGTGCGCATGGAGTTCTCCGTGCCCTCGCGCGGGCTCATCGGCTACCGCGACGAGTTCCTCACCGACACCAAGGGCACCGGCATCATGAACTCCTACCTGGAGGGCTACGAACTCCACCGGGGCGACTTCCCCACCCGGTTCACCGGGTCGCTGGTGGCCGACCGCCAGGGCGTGGGCGTTACCTATGGCTTGTTCCACCTGGAGCCGCGCGGCGAGATGTTCATCACCGCGGGCGACCCGGTGTACGAGGGCATGATCATCGGCGAGCACAACCGCGACAACGACCTGGACGTGAACCCCACCAAGGAAAAGAAGCTCACCAACATGCGCGCCTCCGGCAAGGACGAGAACTGCGTGCTCACCCCCATCCGCCCCATGACCCTGGAGCGGGCCATCCACTTCGTGCGCGAGGACGAACTGGTGGAGGTGACGCCCCAGTCCATCCGCCTGCGCAAGGCCGAGCTTTCGGCCACCAAGCGCCACATGCTGCACGGGCAGAAGAAGCGCGAGAAGGCCTAGTTTCCCGGCCGCGAGGCGGCATACGGAAGAAAGCGGACGGCCCGCGCCCCTTTGGGGGCGAGGGCCGTTTCTGCGTAAGGGAGTGCAGGTATGCGGCCTGGATGGGGAATCTCTCCGCCTAGCGTCGCAGCAGCAGGTAGACCGCGCTGGTCGTCAGGTCCTCCAGGCTGTGGACGCACAGAAGCTGAGGGGGCGGGACCAGCTCGGCGGGGGCTTTCGAGGCCAGCACACGCACCGGTGTCAGTCCCGAGTCCCGGACGTGGTGGAGGAGCTGGCGCACGGTGACCCGGTTGAGGTTCAGGAACTGCTCCACCAGGTGTTTCTTGTAGGCCGCGAATTCGTTCAGGGAGTAGAGCAGGTCGCCGGTGTCGGGGGCGGCCGCGTGCTCGGGGGTGGCCTCGGCCAGGGCTGTGAAGGCGGCGGTGCTCATGAGCAGGTGTCCCCAGGGGATATCCGTGAGACGTTGCAGGTGGGACCCGTAGGGGGAGTGATAGAGCGGTTCGATCTGGATGAGGCAGAGTCCGCCGGGGCGCAGGGCCGCGCGCAGGGCCTCCAGTGCGGCCGGAATGTCGGCCAGGTGCTCGAAGACGGACCAGCTGTAGGCGGCGTCGAAGGCGCCCGGGGCAAAGGGCAGCCGACAGGAGCGATCGATCTGGACGAAGGCCAGGTTGGACGGCTGCGCGGCATGGCCCAGGTTGGCGGCCAGATGCAAGGGCAGATGGTTGAAGGACGCGGTGGTGTCCGCGCCGACCACGAATCCCAGTCCGAGCGCCGCCGCGCCGGCGGCGGTGGTGCCGTCGCCGCAGCCGAAGTCGAGAAGCCTTGCGCCGGCCAAGGGCATGAGCGTGGAGAGCATGCCGTGGATGGTCCGTGCGGCGTGGCTGTAGTGGCTCTCGAACCAGGGATCCATGGGGCGCGCTTTCCTCAGGGAAGACGGCGGGACGTCTTCAGAAGGGCCTGTGTGGAAACGTTTCGCACGCCGGATGGCCTTGGCGGCCTCAGGGGCGGCGCTCCACCGGCAGCTTCACGGTGAAGATCGTGCCGATGCCGGGCTCGGAGTCCACGTGGATCTCGCCGCCGTGCTGGCGGGTGACGATGAAGAAGGAGACCGAAAGGCCAAGGCCCGTGCCCACGCCCGGGTCCTTGGTGGTGTAGAAGGGCTCGAACACGCGGCGGCGCACGTCCTCGGGCATGCCGGGGCCGTTGTCGGCGATGTCCACGCGCACCATGCCGTCCTCGGCCCGGGCGCTCACCTCGATGCGCGGGGGGCGCTCCTTGCGCGTCTGCTGCAGGGCCTGGGCCGCGTTGCGCAGGATGTTCATGAACACCTGCTGCACCTGGGTGGCGTGGCAGGGCACGGGGGGCAGGTCCGGCGCGTAGCTTCTCACGACCTCGATACGCCGGAAATCGTAGTTCTTTTTCAGGTCGTAGTCCGTGCCGCAGAGTTCCACGGCCTTGTCCAGCAGCTGGGACAGGTCTTCCGGAGTCCTGCCCGAGTCTCCCTTGCGGCTGAACTCCAGCATGCTCGTCACGATGCCCGCCGCGCGCATGGCCGATGCCCGCACCTCTGCCAGGAAGTGGGGCACTTCGCGCTTTTCCAGGTAGGCCTCCAGGGCTTCGAAGTTCACGCCCGCCTCGCGGGCGGCGTCAAGGTTGGCCTGGGAGCAAACACAGAGCCTGCGCTGCACCACCTGGGCCGCCTGGAGGATGCCCCCCAGGGGGTTGTTGATCTCGTGGGCCATGCCGGCGGCCAGGCCGCCCAGGCTCATCATCTTTTCGGTCTGGATCATCACCTCCTGCATGCGGCGGCGTTCCGCCACGTCGCGGGCGAAGCCCAGCACATAGGGTTTGCCTTCGGTTTCGAAGCAGCTCACGTGCACGTCCACGGGGAAGGTGGAGCCGTCCTTGCGGCGGTGGATCGTCTCGAATTCAGCGTGGCGCAGGGTGAGCAGTTCCCGGGCGAAGCTGGCGAAGGATTCCGCCGAGGCCTTGGCGTCCACGTCGGCCACGCGCATGGCGAGCAGTTCCTCGCGGGAGTAGCCGGTCTGGGCGGAGGCCTCGGGGTTCACGTCCACGAGGCGTCCTTCGGTGTCCGCCAGATAGATGGCGTCGCGGGCGTGTTCCACCAGGAGGCGGTAGCGGTTCTCGCTTTCGCGCAGGGCCTCTTCGGCGCGGGCGCGCTCGAGCACCTGGCGTTCCAGGTCGGCCTTGGTGTCCAGGAGGCGTCCGGTCATCACGTTGAAGGCCTCGGCCACCGCGCGTGTTTCGCGGAAGCGGCCGCCGGCGGCGCGTGCGGTGAGGTCGCCGGCATGGATGGAGGCCGCGGTGCGCGTCAGGTCGTTCACGGGGCTCAGGAGGTGGCGGCGGGCCAGCCAGGCCAGGAGCGCGGCGGCGGCCAGGGCGGCGACGAACACCTGGGCGGTGACGACGAGGTTGCGATAGAAGGGCTTGAGGGCGTGGGCGGCGTCCTCTTCGGCCACGGCGGCGAGCACCTGGTCTCCGATGCGCACGGGGCTCGATGCGGCCACGCAAGGCATGGCCGCGGAGCCCTTCTGCACCCCGGGGCCGACCT containing:
- the typA gene encoding translational GTPase TypA, translated to MNQSANEKIRNIAIIAHVDHGKTTLVDAMFRQSGTFRENQEMDDRVMDSMDLERERGITIAAKNCAVSWKGVKINIIDTPGHADFGGEVERSLVMADGAILLVDSSEGPLPQTRFVLKKALERGLTIMVVVNKIDRKDARPGEVLDEIYDLFIDLDANEEQLDFPVLYAIGREGMAKLNLEDEGSDLTPLFDAILEHVPAPRYDTAAPFQMLVADLGYSDFLGRLAIGRVMNGVAHQNETLVCMGEGGGVNQLRVTRLQTYQGPGLVEAGEATPGDTIVLSGIEDVKIGDTICTAAAPKALPRITVDEPTVSMKFAINTSPLVGREGKIVQSRKILERLEREALSNVAIKVEQSEEKDSFIVKGRGEFQMAILIETMRREGFELTVGRPEVIFKEKDGKRIEPIERVFVDCDETFLGVVTEKLSIRKGRMVNLVNHGKGRVRMEFSVPSRGLIGYRDEFLTDTKGTGIMNSYLEGYELHRGDFPTRFTGSLVADRQGVGVTYGLFHLEPRGEMFITAGDPVYEGMIIGEHNRDNDLDVNPTKEKKLTNMRASGKDENCVLTPIRPMTLERAIHFVREDELVEVTPQSIRLRKAELSATKRHMLHGQKKREKA
- a CDS encoding methyltransferase domain-containing protein, coding for MDPWFESHYSHAARTIHGMLSTLMPLAGARLLDFGCGDGTTAAGAAALGLGFVVGADTTASFNHLPLHLAANLGHAAQPSNLAFVQIDRSCRLPFAPGAFDAAYSWSVFEHLADIPAALEALRAALRPGGLCLIQIEPLYHSPYGSHLQRLTDIPWGHLLMSTAAFTALAEATPEHAAAPDTGDLLYSLNEFAAYKKHLVEQFLNLNRVTVRQLLHHVRDSGLTPVRVLASKAPAELVPPPQLLCVHSLEDLTTSAVYLLLRR
- a CDS encoding PAS domain-containing sensor histidine kinase produces the protein MSAMAPPRLSRALSWSFLALAAAPILLLAGLITFAGYETRLEDVYRYNHQRADNLALRTGELLGGSAREILAALRAKDFYAQESRIRRAMLLEIATGMPMLRELRVMGPDGAALAAVSAFKALDHASARPETSATFRTAMETGMPAFGEVIIDPDVGEPLLPMAVPVPEPRSGGVRAVIMTTLRLKVLRDLVLALSDLPHQTALITTTGGRILASPDFSQVLAGEVFLPQVGPGVQKGSAAMPCVAASSPVRIGDQVLAAVAEEDAAHALKPFYRNLVVTAQVFVAALAAAALLAWLARRHLLSPVNDLTRTAASIHAGDLTARAAGGRFRETRAVAEAFNVMTGRLLDTKADLERQVLERARAEEALRESENRYRLLVEHARDAIYLADTEGRLVDVNPEASAQTGYSREELLAMRVADVDAKASAESFASFARELLTLRHAEFETIHRRKDGSTFPVDVHVSCFETEGKPYVLGFARDVAERRRMQEVMIQTEKMMSLGGLAAGMAHEINNPLGGILQAAQVVQRRLCVCSQANLDAAREAGVNFEALEAYLEKREVPHFLAEVRASAMRAAGIVTSMLEFSRKGDSGRTPEDLSQLLDKAVELCGTDYDLKKNYDFRRIEVVRSYAPDLPPVPCHATQVQQVFMNILRNAAQALQQTRKERPPRIEVSARAEDGMVRVDIADNGPGMPEDVRRRVFEPFYTTKDPGVGTGLGLSVSFFIVTRQHGGEIHVDSEPGIGTIFTVKLPVERRP